From the genome of Streptococcus marmotae, one region includes:
- the codY gene encoding GTP-sensing pleiotropic transcriptional regulator CodY — protein sequence MTTLLEKTRDITSILKRSEEQLSEELPYNAIAEHLSEIIDCNACIINSEGEVLGYYMKYKTNNDRVEEFFLTKQFPDGYVKGVAQVYDTQVNLPADSELTAIPVESRSMYPNSLTTIAPIHVTGIRFGTLIIWRHDEQFDEDDLILVEIAATVVGIQLLNFQREEDEKNIRRRAAVNMAVNTLSYSEMKAVSAILGELNGDEGQLTASVIADRIGITRSVIVNALRKLESAGIIESRSLGMKGTYLKVLIPAIFDEIKKRDY from the coding sequence ATGACTACATTATTAGAAAAGACGCGAGACATTACGTCTATTTTGAAGCGTTCAGAAGAGCAATTGTCAGAAGAATTGCCTTACAATGCGATTGCAGAGCACCTTTCAGAGATTATTGATTGCAACGCTTGTATTATCAATAGTGAGGGAGAAGTCCTAGGTTATTATATGAAGTATAAAACCAATAATGACCGGGTAGAGGAATTCTTTTTAACCAAGCAATTTCCAGATGGCTATGTAAAAGGAGTAGCGCAGGTTTATGATACTCAGGTTAATCTCCCAGCGGACAGTGAATTGACGGCTATTCCAGTTGAATCACGTTCTATGTATCCTAATAGTTTGACGACCATTGCCCCAATCCATGTGACAGGGATTCGTTTTGGAACCTTGATTATTTGGCGCCATGATGAACAATTTGACGAAGATGATTTGATTTTGGTTGAAATTGCAGCGACAGTGGTTGGGATTCAGCTTTTGAATTTCCAGCGGGAAGAAGATGAGAAAAACATTCGTCGCCGTGCGGCAGTCAATATGGCAGTCAATACTCTATCCTACTCGGAAATGAAGGCTGTTTCAGCGATTTTGGGCGAATTGAATGGCGATGAGGGGCAATTGACAGCTTCTGTCATCGCAGATCGTATTGGGATTACGCGCTCGGTGATTGTCAATGCATTGCGTAAATTAGAGAGTGCAGGAATTATTGAAAGTCGTTCCTTGGGCATGAAGGGGACATACTTGAAAGTCTTAATTCCAGCTATCTTTGATGAAATTAAGAAACGAGATTATTAA
- the gatA gene encoding Asp-tRNA(Asn)/Glu-tRNA(Gln) amidotransferase subunit GatA yields MSFNHYSIDELHNLLVKKELSVLELTKATLEDIKEREEAVGSFITIAEEEALAQAAKIDEKGIDEANVMAGIPLAVKDNISTKGILTTAASKMLYNYEPIFDATSVANAYKKDMVVIGKTNMDEFAMGGSTETSYFKKTKNAWDQTKVPGGSSGGSATAVASGQVRLSLGSDTGGSIRQPAAFNGVVGMKPTYGTVSRFGLIAFGSSLDQIGPFSQTVKENAQLLNVIAGHDVKDATSAQPGVADYASKIGQDIKGMKIALPKEYIGEGIDPQIKECILQAAKQLENLGAIIEEVSLPHSKYGVAVYYIIASSEASSNLQRFDGIRYGFRAEDATNLDEIYVNTRSQGFGEEVKRRIMLGTFSLSSGYYDAYYKKAGQVRSLIIQDFEKVFADYDLILGPTAPTVAYGLGTMNQDPVAMYLADLLTIPVNLAGLPGISIPAGFVEGLPVGLQLIGPKHSEETIYQVAAAFEATTDYHKQQPVIFGGEK; encoded by the coding sequence ATGAGTTTTAATCACTATTCAATTGATGAGTTGCATAACCTTCTTGTCAAGAAAGAACTATCCGTTCTTGAGTTGACCAAGGCAACCTTGGAGGATATTAAAGAGCGTGAAGAAGCGGTTGGCAGTTTTATTACGATTGCAGAAGAAGAGGCCTTGGCACAAGCTGCTAAAATTGATGAAAAAGGAATTGATGAAGCCAACGTCATGGCGGGGATTCCGCTAGCTGTGAAAGATAATATTTCTACCAAGGGAATTTTGACAACAGCGGCTTCAAAGATGCTCTATAATTATGAGCCAATATTTGATGCAACATCTGTTGCCAATGCGTATAAAAAAGATATGGTGGTCATAGGAAAGACAAACATGGATGAATTTGCCATGGGTGGTTCGACCGAAACGTCCTACTTTAAAAAGACTAAGAATGCTTGGGATCAGACCAAGGTTCCAGGTGGCTCATCTGGGGGTTCTGCAACAGCAGTAGCTTCTGGTCAGGTGCGCCTATCACTCGGTTCTGATACAGGAGGTTCGATTCGCCAGCCGGCAGCCTTTAATGGGGTGGTCGGAATGAAGCCAACCTATGGAACGGTTTCGCGTTTTGGTTTGATTGCTTTTGGTAGTTCCTTGGATCAGATTGGTCCTTTCTCACAAACGGTCAAAGAAAATGCGCAGTTGCTCAATGTGATTGCAGGCCATGATGTGAAAGATGCGACATCTGCTCAACCTGGGGTGGCAGATTATGCTAGCAAGATTGGTCAAGACATCAAGGGCATGAAAATTGCACTGCCGAAAGAATATATTGGCGAAGGAATTGATCCACAAATCAAAGAGTGTATCTTACAGGCCGCAAAACAGTTAGAGAACCTAGGTGCTATCATTGAAGAAGTCAGCCTACCTCATAGTAAGTACGGTGTAGCGGTTTATTATATTATTGCTTCGTCTGAAGCAAGCTCAAACCTGCAACGTTTTGATGGTATTCGCTATGGTTTCCGTGCAGAAGATGCGACAAATTTGGATGAGATTTATGTCAATACACGTAGCCAAGGTTTTGGTGAAGAAGTCAAACGTCGCATTATGCTGGGAACTTTCAGTTTATCTTCTGGTTATTATGATGCTTACTACAAGAAAGCTGGTCAGGTCCGCAGCTTGATTATCCAAGATTTTGAGAAGGTCTTTGCAGATTATGATTTGATTTTAGGCCCAACTGCTCCAACGGTAGCTTATGGTCTTGGTACCATGAATCAGGATCCCGTTGCCATGTACTTGGCGGATCTTTTGACGATTCCAGTCAATTTGGCAGGGCTACCGGGTATTTCGATTCCTGCTGGCTTTGTAGAAGGGTTGCCAGTCGGCTTACAATTGATTGGACCAAAACATAGTGAGGAAACGATTTATCAAGTGGCAGCAGCCTTTGAAGCAACAACCGATTATCATAAGCAACAACCTGTTATCTTTGGAGGTGAGAAATAA
- a CDS encoding asparaginase codes for MKNILVLHTGGTISMQADMEGKVTTNHENPMNHVSVPLNGIHVTALDIFNLPSPYMTPEHMLTLYQTIKEKATQYDGVVITHGTDTLEETAYFLDTMELPAIPVVLTGAMRSSNELGSDGVYNYLNALRVASHDKAKDKGVLVVMNDEIHAAKYVTKTHTTNVGTFQTPTHGPLGLVMKQEILYFKNAEPRVRFDLEQISGLVPIIPTYAGMKTELLDILDSQNLDGLIIEAFGAGNLPKEVADKLTDFLEAGIPIALVSRCFNGIAEPVYAYDGGGVDLHQKGIFFVKELNAPKARLKLLIALNVGLQGEQLKEYMEG; via the coding sequence ATGAAAAATATTCTTGTCTTACACACAGGCGGTACTATCTCTATGCAGGCAGATATGGAAGGTAAGGTGACAACCAATCATGAAAATCCGATGAATCATGTTTCTGTCCCTCTAAATGGTATCCATGTCACAGCACTAGACATCTTTAATCTCCCTAGCCCATATATGACACCTGAGCACATGCTCACTCTTTATCAGACAATCAAAGAGAAAGCGACTCAGTATGACGGAGTTGTCATCACTCATGGAACAGATACGCTAGAAGAAACAGCTTATTTTTTAGATACAATGGAATTACCTGCTATTCCTGTCGTCTTAACAGGAGCCATGCGTTCATCTAATGAACTAGGAAGCGACGGCGTCTATAACTACCTCAATGCCCTTCGAGTAGCCAGCCACGACAAAGCAAAAGATAAGGGTGTTCTTGTTGTCATGAATGATGAAATTCATGCTGCAAAATATGTTACAAAGACCCACACGACCAACGTTGGTACCTTCCAAACACCAACTCATGGACCGTTAGGACTTGTGATGAAACAGGAAATTCTCTACTTTAAAAATGCGGAACCCCGCGTTCGTTTCGACCTAGAACAGATTTCAGGCCTCGTTCCCATCATTCCAACCTATGCTGGGATGAAGACCGAATTGCTCGATATATTAGATTCCCAAAACCTGGACGGCTTAATCATTGAGGCATTTGGTGCGGGTAATCTTCCCAAAGAAGTAGCGGACAAACTAACTGATTTCCTAGAAGCAGGAATTCCGATTGCCCTTGTTTCACGGTGTTTCAACGGAATTGCAGAACCAGTCTATGCCTATGACGGAGGTGGAGTCGATCTCCATCAAAAAGGCATCTTCTTTGTCAAAGAACTAAACGCTCCTAAAGCTAGATTGAAGCTCCTCATCGCACTGAATGTCGGCTTACAAGGAGAGCAACTAAAAGAATATATGGAGGGGTAG
- a CDS encoding pyridoxal phosphate-dependent aminotransferase, whose amino-acid sequence MRQFDKSMKLDDVAYDIRGPVLEEAMRMRANGEQILRLNTGNPAEFGFTAPDEVIHDLIHNARKSEGYSNSKGIFSARKAIMQYCQLKHFPNVDIEDIYLGNGVSELIVMSMQGLLDNGDEVLVPMPDYPLWTAAVSLAGGNAVHYVCDEAADWYPDLEDMEAKITSRTKAIVLINPNNPTGALYPKEILEGIVDIARRHELIIFSDEIYDRMVFDGAVHIPIATLAPDLFVVTMNGLSKSHRICGFRVGWMVLSGPKRHVKGYIEGLNMLSNMRLCSNVLAQQVVQTSLGGYQSVDKLLMPGGRLYEQREFITKAISDIPGLSAVKPKAGLYIFPKIDREMYRIEDDEQFVLDFLKQEKVLLVHGRGFNWKEPDHFRIVYLPRVDELAEIQEKMTRFLRQYRR is encoded by the coding sequence ATGAGACAGTTTGATAAATCGATGAAATTAGACGATGTAGCTTATGATATTCGTGGTCCGGTATTAGAAGAAGCGATGCGTATGCGGGCAAATGGTGAGCAAATTCTGCGCTTAAATACGGGAAATCCTGCTGAATTTGGTTTTACAGCGCCAGATGAGGTAATCCATGATTTGATTCACAATGCGCGGAAATCAGAAGGCTATTCTAATAGTAAGGGGATTTTTTCAGCACGTAAGGCCATTATGCAGTATTGTCAATTGAAGCATTTTCCAAATGTGGATATTGAAGATATTTATTTAGGAAATGGAGTTAGTGAGCTAATTGTTATGTCCATGCAGGGGCTGTTGGACAATGGTGATGAGGTCTTGGTACCTATGCCGGATTATCCTCTTTGGACAGCAGCAGTTAGCTTGGCAGGTGGAAATGCAGTTCATTATGTTTGTGATGAGGCGGCTGATTGGTATCCTGATTTGGAAGATATGGAAGCTAAAATTACCTCGCGGACTAAGGCGATTGTCTTAATCAATCCCAATAACCCGACAGGTGCCCTCTATCCAAAAGAAATCCTTGAGGGAATTGTTGATATTGCGCGTCGCCATGAGTTGATTATCTTCTCGGATGAAATTTATGACCGTATGGTTTTTGATGGAGCAGTGCACATTCCGATTGCGACCTTGGCGCCAGATTTATTTGTCGTGACCATGAACGGTTTGTCCAAATCCCACCGGATCTGTGGTTTTCGGGTCGGTTGGATGGTTCTATCAGGACCAAAACGACATGTAAAAGGCTATATCGAAGGCCTCAATATGCTATCGAATATGCGACTTTGTTCAAATGTCTTGGCACAACAAGTTGTGCAAACGTCCCTTGGTGGCTATCAGTCTGTTGATAAGCTCTTGATGCCAGGAGGTCGTTTGTATGAGCAACGGGAATTTATCACGAAAGCAATTAGTGATATTCCTGGCCTATCTGCAGTGAAACCTAAGGCTGGTCTTTATATCTTTCCTAAAATTGATCGCGAAATGTACCGGATTGAAGACGATGAGCAGTTTGTCTTGGACTTCTTGAAGCAGGAGAAGGTTCTCCTCGTTCATGGACGAGGCTTTAACTGGAAGGAACCAGATCATTTCCGCATTGTTTACCTTCCACGAGTGGATGAATTAGCAGAAATTCAAGAGAAAATGACACGTTTCTTGCGACAATATCGTCGGTAG
- the gatB gene encoding Asp-tRNA(Asn)/Glu-tRNA(Gln) amidotransferase subunit GatB: MNFETIIGLEVHVELNTNSKIFSPSSAHFGEDPNANTNVIDWSFPGVLPVLNKGVVEAGIKAALALNMAIHKQMHFDRKNYFYPDNPKAYQISQFDEPIGYNGWIEIELEDGSTKKIRIERAHLEEDAGKNTHGTDGYSYVDLNRQGVPLIEIVSEADMRSPEEAYAYLTALKEIIQYTGISDVKMEEGSMRVDANISLRPYGQEAFGTKTELKNLNSFNYVKKGLQHEVERQAKILRSGGQIQQETRRYDEATGETILMRVKEGSADYRYFPEPDLPLYEIKDSWIAEVATSLPKFPKERRADYMERLGLSSYDASQLTATKILSDFFEAAVALGGDAKLVSNWLQGEVAQFLNAEQKSLSEIALTPENLVEMISLIADGTISSKIAKKVFVHLAKNGGSAREYVEKAGLVQISDPAVLIPIIHQVFADNEAAVADFKSGKRNADKAFTGFLMKATKGQANPQVAQQLLAQELQKLLEQ, from the coding sequence ATGAACTTTGAAACCATTATTGGACTTGAAGTCCATGTTGAATTGAATACCAATTCAAAGATTTTCTCTCCGTCATCTGCCCATTTTGGAGAGGATCCCAATGCCAATACCAATGTGATTGACTGGTCCTTCCCTGGTGTTCTACCTGTCTTAAATAAAGGTGTAGTAGAAGCAGGTATCAAAGCGGCGTTAGCTTTGAACATGGCTATTCATAAACAGATGCACTTTGACCGCAAGAATTATTTCTATCCAGATAATCCTAAGGCCTATCAAATTTCTCAATTTGATGAACCAATTGGGTATAATGGTTGGATTGAGATTGAACTAGAGGACGGATCGACCAAGAAAATCCGTATTGAACGAGCACATTTGGAAGAAGATGCGGGGAAAAACACTCACGGGACAGATGGTTATTCCTATGTTGATTTGAACCGTCAGGGTGTGCCCTTGATTGAGATCGTTTCAGAAGCGGATATGCGCAGTCCAGAAGAAGCCTATGCCTACTTAACAGCTCTGAAGGAAATTATCCAGTATACTGGTATTTCAGATGTTAAGATGGAAGAAGGCTCCATGCGTGTCGATGCCAATATCTCTCTTCGTCCGTATGGTCAAGAGGCTTTTGGTACCAAGACTGAATTGAAAAATTTGAACTCCTTTAACTATGTCAAAAAAGGATTGCAACATGAAGTGGAGCGCCAAGCAAAAATCTTGCGTTCTGGTGGTCAAATTCAGCAGGAAACCCGTCGCTATGATGAAGCAACTGGGGAAACCATTCTCATGCGGGTCAAAGAAGGTTCAGCGGATTACCGTTATTTCCCAGAACCAGACTTACCATTATATGAAATTAAAGATAGTTGGATTGCCGAAGTTGCGACAAGTTTACCGAAGTTTCCGAAGGAACGCCGAGCAGATTATATGGAGCGTTTGGGCTTGTCAAGCTATGATGCAAGCCAATTGACGGCTACCAAGATTCTGTCTGATTTCTTTGAAGCAGCAGTAGCTCTTGGTGGTGATGCCAAACTTGTTTCTAACTGGTTGCAAGGTGAGGTAGCTCAATTCTTGAATGCAGAACAAAAGAGCTTATCAGAGATTGCCTTAACTCCTGAAAATTTGGTTGAAATGATTAGTTTGATTGCAGATGGTACGATTTCATCCAAGATTGCTAAGAAAGTTTTTGTTCATTTGGCGAAAAATGGCGGTTCTGCGCGTGAATATGTGGAAAAAGCTGGTTTGGTACAGATTTCAGATCCAGCAGTCTTGATTCCAATTATTCATCAAGTCTTTGCAGATAATGAAGCAGCGGTGGCAGACTTCAAGTCTGGAAAACGCAATGCGGACAAGGCCTTTACTGGTTTCTTGATGAAAGCAACTAAAGGACAAGCCAATCCGCAAGTGGCTCAACAACTCTTAGCCCAAGAGTTGCAGAAACTATTAGAACAATAA
- a CDS encoding valine--tRNA ligase, which produces MSKELSPKYNPAEVEAGRYAKWLEADVFKPSGDEKAKPYSIVIPPPNVTGKLHLGHAWDTTLQDIIIRQKRMQGFDTLWLPGMDHAGIATQAKVEERLREQGITRYDLGREKFLEKVWEWKDEYAATIKEQWGKMGLSLDYSRERFTLDEGLSKAVRKVFVDLYQKGWIYRGEFIINWDPAARTALSDIEVIHKDVEGAFYHMNYILEDGSRALQVATTRPETMFGDVAVAVNPEDPRYKDLIGQNVILPIVNKAIPIVADEHADPEFGTGVVKITPAHDPNDFLVGQRHNLPQVNVMNDDGTMNDLAGEFAGMDRFEARKAVVAKLEELGALVEIEKRVHSVGHSERSGAVVEPRLSTQWFVKMDELAKNAIVNQKTEDEVKFYPPRFNDTFLQWMENVHDWVISRQLWWGHQIPAWYNAEGDIYVGEEAPAGDGWTQDEDVLDTWFSSALWPFSTMGWPDEDNADFKRYFPTSTLVTGYDIIFFWVSRMIFQSLEFTDRRPFENVLIHGLIRDEEGRKMSKSLGNGIDPMDVIDQYGADSLRWFLSNGSAPGQDVRFSYEKMDASWNFINKIWNISRYILMNNEGLSLEEARENVAKVAASEAGNVTDRWILHNLNETIAKVTENFDKFEFGVAGHILYNFIWDEFADWYVELTKEVLYSDNEAEKIMTRSVLLYTLDQILRLLHPIMPFVTEEIFGQISEGSIVTASYPVARPEFENHAAANGVEALKDVIRAVRNARSEVNVAPSKPITLLIKPTDSQLEEFFKANVNYIKRFTNPEHLEIDASLAAPELAMSSVITGAEIYLPLADLLNVDEELARLEKELAKWQKELDMVGKKLANEKFVANAKPEVVEKERAKQLDYQTKYDATKERIAEMEKLVK; this is translated from the coding sequence ATGTCAAAAGAACTATCACCAAAATACAATCCAGCCGAGGTTGAGGCTGGTCGTTATGCGAAATGGCTGGAGGCAGATGTCTTTAAGCCGTCAGGAGACGAGAAGGCTAAGCCTTACTCTATCGTGATTCCACCGCCAAACGTGACGGGAAAACTCCACCTTGGACACGCCTGGGACACGACTTTGCAGGATATTATCATCCGTCAAAAACGCATGCAGGGCTTTGATACTTTGTGGTTGCCAGGGATGGACCATGCAGGGATTGCCACTCAAGCCAAGGTTGAGGAGCGTCTCCGCGAGCAAGGCATTACCCGCTATGACCTCGGTCGTGAGAAGTTCCTAGAGAAAGTCTGGGAATGGAAAGACGAGTATGCTGCGACCATTAAGGAGCAGTGGGGCAAGATGGGTTTGTCGCTTGACTACTCGCGTGAGCGGTTTACCCTTGATGAAGGTTTGTCAAAAGCTGTCCGTAAGGTCTTTGTTGATTTGTATCAAAAAGGCTGGATTTACCGTGGCGAATTTATCATCAACTGGGATCCAGCAGCCCGCACAGCCCTTTCAGATATTGAAGTTATTCACAAGGATGTCGAGGGTGCCTTCTACCACATGAACTATATACTTGAGGATGGCTCTCGTGCGCTTCAAGTTGCGACAACACGTCCTGAGACCATGTTTGGAGATGTTGCGGTTGCGGTCAACCCAGAAGACCCACGCTATAAGGACTTGATTGGACAAAACGTTATCTTGCCGATTGTCAATAAAGCCATTCCAATCGTAGCCGATGAACATGCGGATCCAGAATTTGGAACAGGGGTTGTAAAAATCACACCTGCCCATGATCCAAATGACTTCCTCGTAGGACAACGCCACAACCTCCCACAAGTCAACGTCATGAACGATGATGGAACGATGAACGACTTGGCGGGTGAATTTGCAGGGATGGATCGTTTTGAAGCTCGTAAGGCAGTCGTAGCTAAGTTAGAAGAGCTTGGTGCTCTAGTAGAAATCGAAAAACGTGTGCATTCTGTCGGACACTCTGAGCGTAGCGGTGCTGTGGTTGAGCCACGTTTGTCTACTCAGTGGTTTGTCAAAATGGATGAATTAGCTAAAAATGCTATTGTCAACCAAAAGACCGAAGATGAAGTGAAATTCTATCCACCACGTTTCAATGACACCTTCCTTCAATGGATGGAAAATGTCCATGACTGGGTGATTTCACGTCAGCTTTGGTGGGGTCACCAAATCCCAGCTTGGTACAATGCAGAAGGTGACATCTATGTTGGGGAAGAAGCACCAGCAGGTGACGGATGGACTCAGGATGAAGATGTGCTTGATACTTGGTTCAGCTCTGCCCTTTGGCCATTTTCAACGATGGGCTGGCCAGATGAGGACAACGCAGACTTCAAACGCTACTTCCCAACCTCAACCCTTGTCACAGGCTACGACATCATTTTCTTCTGGGTGTCACGGATGATTTTCCAATCTCTTGAATTTACAGACCGTCGTCCGTTTGAAAATGTCTTGATTCACGGTTTGATTCGAGATGAAGAAGGTCGGAAAATGTCTAAATCTCTCGGAAATGGGATTGATCCGATGGATGTGATTGACCAGTACGGGGCAGACAGTCTCCGTTGGTTCTTGTCAAACGGCTCTGCACCAGGTCAGGACGTACGTTTCTCTTACGAGAAAATGGACGCCTCATGGAACTTCATCAATAAAATTTGGAATATTTCCCGCTACATTCTCATGAATAATGAGGGCTTGAGCCTTGAGGAAGCGCGTGAAAATGTTGCAAAAGTAGCCGCAAGCGAGGCTGGAAACGTGACAGACCGCTGGATTCTCCACAACCTCAATGAAACCATTGCTAAAGTCACTGAAAACTTTGACAAGTTTGAGTTTGGTGTGGCTGGTCATATCCTCTACAATTTCATTTGGGATGAATTTGCGGACTGGTATGTCGAGTTGACCAAGGAAGTGCTTTATAGCGACAATGAGGCAGAAAAAATCATGACTCGCTCTGTGCTTCTTTACACCTTGGATCAAATATTGCGTCTGCTTCACCCAATCATGCCATTCGTAACAGAGGAAATCTTTGGGCAAATCTCAGAAGGCAGCATTGTGACGGCAAGCTATCCAGTGGCTCGTCCTGAGTTTGAAAATCATGCAGCGGCAAATGGCGTAGAAGCACTGAAAGACGTGATTCGTGCCGTGCGCAATGCGCGTAGCGAAGTCAATGTTGCCCCAAGCAAGCCAATCACGCTCTTGATCAAGCCAACGGACAGCCAGTTAGAAGAATTCTTCAAGGCAAATGTCAACTACATCAAACGCTTCACCAATCCAGAACACTTGGAAATTGACGCAAGCCTAGCTGCACCAGAACTGGCTATGTCAAGTGTCATCACAGGAGCTGAAATCTATTTACCGCTTGCAGACCTGCTCAATGTCGATGAAGAATTGGCTCGTCTTGAAAAAGAACTTGCCAAATGGCAGAAAGAACTCGACATGGTTGGCAAAAAACTTGCTAACGAAAAATTCGTTGCCAACGCCAAACCAGAAGTCGTCGAAAAAGAACGCGCTAAACAGCTTGATTACCAAACCAAATACGATGCGACCAAAGAACGCATTGCAGAGATGGAGAAGTTGGTGAAATAG
- a CDS encoding GNAT family N-acetyltransferase, whose amino-acid sequence MLKILEAYDGKSLPKVETNRLILRQRTVEDVEDLFTYASLPEVCLPAGFPPVATLEEEREYIKSKYLENLVKENLPSGYGITVKGSNRIIGSCDFNHRRSDDVFEIGYLLHPDFWGKGYMPEAVAALIEVAFTLLHLHKVEIRCYSSNQQSKRVAEKLGFTLEATIRDYKDLEGNRVDELVYGLLRTEWEENRHVTAS is encoded by the coding sequence TGCTAAAGATTTTAGAAGCTTATGATGGCAAATCATTGCCTAAAGTGGAAACCAATCGTCTGATACTACGTCAGCGGACCGTGGAGGATGTCGAAGATCTGTTTACCTATGCGAGCTTGCCTGAGGTTTGCTTACCAGCGGGTTTTCCACCGGTAGCGACGCTTGAGGAAGAACGGGAGTATATTAAAAGCAAGTATCTCGAAAATCTTGTCAAAGAGAACTTACCGTCTGGCTACGGCATTACCGTCAAAGGGAGCAATCGTATCATAGGCTCTTGTGACTTTAACCACCGCCGATCTGATGATGTCTTTGAGATTGGCTATTTGCTTCATCCAGACTTTTGGGGCAAGGGCTATATGCCAGAAGCAGTTGCGGCGCTGATTGAAGTTGCTTTTACCCTTCTTCATCTCCACAAGGTCGAAATCAGATGCTACAGCTCCAACCAGCAGAGCAAACGAGTTGCTGAAAAACTCGGTTTTACCTTAGAAGCGACGATTCGTGACTATAAAGACTTAGAAGGAAATCGAGTAGACGAATTGGTTTACGGATTGTTGAGGACAGAGTGGGAGGAGAATCGGCATGTGACAGCTAGTTAA
- the gatC gene encoding Asp-tRNA(Asn)/Glu-tRNA(Gln) amidotransferase subunit GatC, whose translation MKITEEEVRHVANLSQLAFSAEETAAFATTLSKIVDMVELLNEVDTTGVPVTTTMAEQKNVMREDVAQKGEDRQELFKNVPESQNHFIKVPAILDGGGDA comes from the coding sequence ATGAAAATTACAGAAGAAGAAGTTCGTCACGTGGCTAACCTGTCCCAACTAGCTTTTAGTGCGGAAGAAACGGCAGCTTTTGCAACGACCTTGAGTAAAATTGTGGATATGGTCGAGTTGCTAAATGAAGTAGATACAACAGGGGTTCCTGTAACGACAACCATGGCAGAACAAAAAAATGTGATGCGGGAAGATGTTGCCCAAAAAGGAGAGGATAGACAAGAACTCTTCAAGAACGTTCCTGAATCTCAAAATCATTTTATTAAAGTTCCAGCTATTTTAGACGGGGGAGGAGATGCCTAA
- a CDS encoding universal stress protein, whose translation MTQSYQVILVAVDGSTEAELALHKAIHVAKRNQARLIIAHVIDTRALHNIAAFDAAIYETLEQEAQTLLKDYQEQALQAGLSEVQIVIEFGNPKTLLAHDIPEETGADLMLLGATGLNTFERLLIGSSSEYILRHTTIDLLIVRDKDKTM comes from the coding sequence ATGACACAATCTTACCAAGTTATCCTAGTCGCTGTCGACGGTTCAACAGAAGCTGAATTAGCTCTACACAAGGCCATTCACGTTGCAAAACGCAACCAAGCACGACTGATTATTGCCCATGTCATTGACACTCGCGCACTTCACAATATTGCAGCCTTTGATGCAGCAATTTACGAAACTCTTGAGCAAGAAGCTCAGACCCTCCTCAAGGACTATCAAGAACAGGCGCTACAAGCTGGACTTTCAGAAGTTCAAATTGTGATTGAATTTGGTAATCCTAAAACACTACTTGCCCATGATATTCCAGAGGAAACTGGTGCTGATTTAATGCTCTTAGGGGCAACGGGGCTCAATACCTTTGAACGTCTCCTCATTGGCTCTTCATCAGAGTACATCCTACGCCACACGACAATTGATTTACTCATTGTGCGAGATAAGGATAAGACAATGTAA
- a CDS encoding cysteine hydrolase family protein, which translates to MTKALISIDYTVDFVADGGKLTAGVPAQAISSTIYDVTKQAFDCGCYIFFAIDLHEEGDTFHPESRLFPPHNLKGTSGRHLYGPLADFYAEYQDDARVFWMDKRHYSAFSGTDLDIRLRERQVDTVILTGVLTDICVLHTAIDAYNLGYKIEIVASAVASLNEEQHQFALRHMEQVLGATIL; encoded by the coding sequence ATGACGAAGGCTCTCATTTCGATTGATTATACGGTCGATTTTGTGGCAGATGGGGGAAAATTAACAGCTGGAGTTCCAGCTCAAGCTATTTCTTCTACTATCTATGATGTAACCAAACAGGCGTTTGACTGCGGGTGCTATATCTTTTTTGCAATCGATTTGCATGAAGAGGGTGATACTTTTCATCCAGAAAGCCGACTTTTTCCTCCACACAATCTCAAAGGAACAAGTGGCCGCCATTTGTATGGTCCCTTAGCTGATTTTTATGCAGAATACCAAGATGATGCGCGGGTTTTTTGGATGGACAAGCGCCATTATTCAGCCTTTTCGGGAACGGATTTAGATATTCGTTTGCGGGAAAGACAGGTTGATACGGTGATATTGACAGGTGTCTTGACGGATATTTGTGTACTTCATACAGCTATTGATGCCTATAATCTTGGGTACAAGATTGAAATTGTAGCCTCAGCAGTTGCTAGCCTGAATGAAGAGCAACATCAATTTGCCTTGAGACATATGGAACAAGTCTTGGGAGCAACTATACTGTAG